The genomic window AGGCGAGGAGATCCGGCACCTCTGCGCGGCCGCCAAGGAGCTGCTCCTCAAGCAGCCGACGCTGCTCGAGCTCTCCGCCCCCATCAACATCTGCGGCGACATCCACGGCCAGTACGCCGACCTCCTCCGCCTCTTCCGCGAGaccgggccgccctccgccgccaatCGCTACCTCTTCCTCGGCGACTACGTCGACCGGGGCACGCAGAGCATCGAGACCATCTGCCTCCTCCTCGCCTACAAGGTCAAGTACCCGGACGCCTACTTCCTCCTCCGCGGCAACCACGAGTGCGCCGCCGTCAACAAGCAGTACGGCTTCTACTCCGAGTGCGCCTCCCGCGCCCGCCGCATAGTCAGGCTCTGGGAGGAACTCAACGCCGTATTCGCCTGCCTCCCGCTGGCGGCGCTCGTCGGCTGCGATAGTAaaaagaacaacaagaagaagatccTGTGCGTGCATGGAGGGCTCTCGCCGGAGCTCGAGAGCCCGGACCAGATCTGCCAGATCAAGCGCCCGCTGGCCGACGTCCCCGAGTCCGGCCTCGTCTGCGACCTGCTGTGGTCGGACCCCGCC from Triticum aestivum cultivar Chinese Spring chromosome 3B, IWGSC CS RefSeq v2.1, whole genome shotgun sequence includes these protein-coding regions:
- the LOC123068694 gene encoding serine/threonine-protein phosphatase alpha-3 isoform-like, with translation MAADLDLDDVIQRLLDAEAPLISSPSTAPPLKGEEIRHLCAAAKELLLKQPTLLELSAPINICGDIHGQYADLLRLFRETGPPSAANRYLFLGDYVDRGTQSIETICLLLAYKVKYPDAYFLLRGNHECAAVNKQYGFYSECASRARRIVRLWEELNAVFACLPLAALVGCDSKKNNKKKILCVHGGLSPELESPDQICQIKRPLADVPESGLVCDLLWSDPAADGDDWGWGDPRRSTSFTFGADVVEEFCERHGLAMVCRAHEMKDAGYDQEFAGGKLVTVFSAPNYCGKCGNDGAVMTVAGDLACSFRVFHPETTATPPAPICL